In Nocardioides luti, the DNA window GTCTCCGGCGCGGTCGCGACCAAGCCCGCGACCGCGATCACCACCGACGTCGCGCTCGTGGTGTCGGAGAGCCCGGACGGACCCGACTACGTCTCCCGCGGCGGCCACAAGCTGGCGGGTGCGCTGGCGGCGTTCGGCCCGGCCGGCCTCGAGGTGCGGGGCCGACGCTGCCTCGACGCGGGAGCCTCGACCGGCGGCTTCACCGACGTGCTGCTGCGCGCGGACGCCGGGCAGGTGGTCGCGGTCGACGTGGGCTACGGCCAGCTCGCGTGGAAGCTCCGCCAGGACGACCGGGTCGTCGTGCACGACCGGATGAACGTCCGGGAGCTGACGACCGAGGCGATCGGCGGCCCCGTCGACGTGGTGGTCGGCGACCTCAGCTTCATCTCGCTCGAGCTCGTGCTGGACGCCCTGCTCGGCGTGACCGCCCCGGACGGCGACCTCGCGCTGATGGTCAAGCCCCAGTTCGAGGTCGGCAAGGACCGGGTCGGCAAGGGCGGAGTGGTGCGCGACCTCGACCTGAGGGCCGAGGCCGTCAACGGTGTCGCCGCGGCGGCCGCCCGCCGGGGCTGGGGCGCGCGCATGGTCGTGACCAGCCCGTTGCCCGGCCCGTCCGGCAACGTGGAGTTCTTCCTGTGGCTGCGCCGGGGGGACCCGACCATCGACGCCGACCACATCCACAGCGTCGTGGTGGCAGCCGACCCGTTGGGGGTCCCGGGTGAGAAGGTGGACCCGTGACCGACACCGCGCCGCCCGCTGCCCCCATGACGGGCCGGCGGGTCCTCATGCTGGCGCACACCGGCCGCGACGACGCGCGTGAGGTCTCGCGGGCCTTCTGCAAGGCGCTGACCAGCAACGGCATCGTGGTCCGGCTGCTCGCCAAGGAGGCCGCCGACCTCGGGCTCGACCAGGACCAGCTGGGTGCGGCCCTCGAGATCGCCGACAGCGAGGACGAGGCCGACACGGGGTGCGAGCTCGCCCTGGTCATCGGCGGCGACGGCACGATCCTGCGCGCCGCCGAGATCACCCACGCCAGCGGCACCCCGGTCCTGGGCGTGAACCTCGGGCACGTGGGCTTCCTGGCCGAGGCGGAGTACGACGACGTCGAGTCGACCATCGACGCGATCGTGCACAAGCGCTACACCACCGAGGACCGGCTCACCCTCGACGTCACCGTGCACCGCGACGGCGAGGTCGTGATGAGCACGTTCGCGCTCAACGAGGCCAGCGTCGAGAAGGCCGCCCGCGAGCGGATGCTCGAGGTCGTCGTCGAGGTCGACGGGCGTCCCCTCTCGCGCTGGGGCTGCGACGGCGTGGTCTGCGCGACCCCGACCGGCTCCACGGCGTACAACTTCAGCGCCGGCGGCCCCATCGTCTGGCCCGACGTCGAGGCGCTCCTGCTGGTCCCGATCAGCGCGCACGCGCTCTTCGCCCGGCCGCTCGTGGTGTCCCCGCACTCCGTGCTCGCCGTCGAGGTGCTGGCCCGCACCGAAGGGGCCGGCGTGCTGTGGTGCGACGGCCGTCGCGCGGTGGACCTGCCCCCGGGCGCCCGCATCGAGGTCCGTCGCGGGCCTCGCCCGGTCCGGCTGGTCCGGCTGCACCAGGCCCCGTTCGGCGACCGGCTCGTCGCGAAGTTCGGCCTGCCCGTCGAGGGCTGGCGCGGGTCCAGCGAGCGGCGCCGGCGGCTCGCGGCCGAGGGTGCCCCGGAGGACGCGTCCCGTGCTTGAGGAGATCCGGATCGGCTCGCTCGGCGTCATCGAGTCGTCGACGCTGGAGCTCGGCCCCGGGCTGACCGTCATCACCGGTGAGACCGGTGCCGGCAAGACCATGATCGTCACCGCCCTGGGCCTGCTGCTGGGCGGTCGGTCCGACAGCGGCGCGGTCCGCACGGGCGCCCGCTCCGCCCGCGTCGAGGGCGTCGTCCGGGTGGACGGCCTGCCCGACTTCGCCCGCGCGGTCGAGGACGCCGGCGGCGAGGTCGAGGACGGCATCGTCGTGCTCGCCCGCAACGTGTCGGCCGAGGGTCGCAGCCGGGCCTTCGTCGGCGGGGCGTCGGTCCCGGTCTCGGCGCTCGCCGAGGTCGCCGAGCCTCTGGTCGCCGTGCACGGCCAGTCCGACCAGCACCGGCTGCTGCGGCCGCGAGCCCAGCGCGAGGCGCTCGACCGCTTCGGCGGCGAGCACACGGCCGCGCTGGCGGCGACGTACGCCAGCCTCTTCCACGACCTCGACGCCACCGAGCGCGAGCTCGAGGAGGTCGTGGCGACCGCCCGCGACCGGGCCCGCGAGGCGGACCTGCTGCGCTTCGGCCTGACCGAGATCGAGGCGGTCTCGCCGGAGCCGGGGGAGGACGCGACGCTCGCGGCCGAGGAGACCCGGCTGGGCTTCGCCGACACGCTGCGCACCGCGGCCGAGCAGGCGCGCGAGGCGCTCTCAAGCGAGCAGGGCGACCCCGACACGCTGGCGACCGCCTCGGCGGCGCGGACGCTGCTCGACGGGGTCCGTGAGCACGATCCGGAGGCGGGGGAGCTGGCCGACCGGCTGGCCGAGATCACCTACCTGCTCTCCGACCTCGCGGCCGACGTCGCGTCGTACGCCGCCCGCATCGACACCGACCCGGCCCGGCTGGCCGGGGTCTCGGAGCGGCGCGCCGCGCTGACGGCACTCACCCGGAAGTACGGCGACACCATCGACGAGGTGCTCGCGTGGTCGGAGCAGTCGGCCACGCGACTGCTCGACCTCGACAACACCGACGGGCGCATCGAGGAGCTCCGCTCCGAGCAGCAGCGGCTGCGCGGCGAGCTGGCCGAGGCCGGTGCCGCGCTCTCCACGGCTCGCACCGCCTCGGCCGTCCGGCTCGCCGAGGAGGTCACCGCCGAGCTGACCCTGCTGGCGATGCCGCACGCCCGGCTCGAGATCAGCGTCGTGCAGCACGAGGTCGACCGCGCGAGCGCCGAGGCGGCCACGAGCCGCGGGCCGCTGAAGGTCGGCAAGCGCTGGCTGAAGTACGCCCCCTCCGGGCTCGACGAGGTCGAGCTGCTGCTGGCGGCGAACACCGGCTCCGAGCCGCGACCGCTGAACAAGGGCGCGTCCGGGGGTGAGCTGTCGCGCGTGATGCTGGCCCTCGAGGTCGCCCTCGCCGGGACCAGCCCCGTCCCGACGTTCGTCTTCGACGAGGTCGACGCCGGGGTCGGCGGCACTGCCGCCGTCGAGGTCGGGCGCCGCCTCGCGCAGCTGGCGCAGAACGCCCAGGTCCTGGTCGTGACGCACCTGCCCCAGGTCGCGGCGTACGCCGACCGCCACGTGGTGGTCGAGAAGTCGCACGACGGCACCGTCACGAGCTCGGGGCTCACCGTCCTCGACGACGACCAGCGTGAGCGGGAGCTCTCCCGGATGCTCGCCGGGCTCACCGACTCCGACACGGCCCTCGCGCACGCCCGCGAGCTGCTCGAGGTCGCCCAGCCGGCTAGGGCGCTGGGCTGAGGTAGATCCGGGCCTCCCAGCCCGCCAGCGTGCTGGTCGCGGGGCCGAGGACCGGCTCGTTCAGCGGCAGGTTGCCCAGCAGCAGGCGCGCGCCGTGCCAGTCCGGCAGGTCCAGCGCCAGCGGCTCGCGGCCGCAGTTGGCCACCACGAGCATTCGCTCGTCGGTGGTGGACCGGGTGTAGGCCCACAGGACCGGGTGGTCGAGCCCGATCGACGTCACGTCGCCCTCGACGAGGATCGGCAGCCGGTGCCGGAGGTCGATGAGGCGCCGGTAGTGCGCGAACACCGACGCGGGGTCGTCGACCTGCGCCGCGGCGTTGAGCCAGGTGTGGTTGGGGTTGACCGCGAGCCAGGGCGTGCCGGTCGTGAAGCCGGCGTGCGGCGAGGCGTCCCACTGCACGGGCGTCCGCGCGTTGTCGCGGCTGATGTGCGCCAGCCCCGTGAGCGCGGCCTCCTGGTCGCGGCCCCGCGCGACCACCTCGGCCCAGTAGTTGACCGCCTCGGTGTCGCGGTGCTCGCCGGCGCCGGCGAACGGGTAGTTCGTCATGCCGAGCTCTTCGCCCTGGTAGACGTACGGCGTGCCGCGCAGGCCGTGCAGGACGGTTGCGAGCGCCGTGGCCGAGGCGCGCCAGTACGCCGGGTCGTCGTCGCCGAAGCGGGACACCACGCGCGGCTGGTCGTGGTTGTTCCAGTAGAGGCTGTTCCAGCCGACGTCGGCAAGGGCGTCCTGCCAGCGGTGCAGGGACCGCTTGAGGACCGGGAGGTCGAGACCGACGTAGTCGAACTTGTCGTCGGGCCCCTGGTCGACGGTGACGTGCTCGAACTGGAAGACCATGTCGACCTCGCGCCGGGCCGGGTCGGTGTAGTCCCGGGCCCGCTCGGGCGTGACACCCGGCATCTCGCCGACGGTGAGGAAGTGGCCCTCGCGGCCGCCGAACACCTCCCGGGTCATCTCGGCCAGGTGCTCGTGCACCCGCGGCCCGTCCGCGAAGAGGTCGAAGGCGTTGACGAACTCCTGACCGGGCACGGGCGGGGCGTCCGGGAGCCCGTCCGGCTTGGAGATGAAGTTGATGACGTCCATCCGGAAGCCGTCCACCCCGCGGTCGAGCCACCAGCGCATCATCGCGTGCACAGCCGCCCGGACCTCGGGGTTCTCCCAGTTCAGGTCGGGCTGCTTGCGGTGGAAGAGGTGGAGGTAGGCCTGTCCGGTGGCCTGGTGGACCGTCCACGCCGGTCCGCCGAAGAACGAGCCCCAGTTGTTGGGGAGCGCTCCGTCCGGGGCGTCGCGCCAGACGTACCAGTCGCGCTTCGGGTTGTCCGGCGACGACGCCGACTCCACGAACCACGGGTGCTCGTCGGAGGTGTGGTTCACGACGAGGTCCATCACCAGCTTCATGCCGCGCGCGTGCAGCCCGGCGACCAGCTCGTCGAGCTGCTCGAGGGTGCCGAACAGCGGGTCGATGTCGCAGTAGTCGCTGATGTCGTAGCCGTTGTCGGCCTGCGGGGAGCGGTGCACGGGGGAGAGCCAGACGACGTCGACCCCGAGGCTCTCGAGGTGGTCGAGCCGGGCGATGATGCCGCCGAGGTCACCGATCCCGTCGCCGTCGGAGTCGGCGAAGCTGCGGGGGTAGATCTGGTAGACCACGGCGGAGGCCCACCAGGCGCGCGTCTCGGTGCTCACCACCCGCACTCTTCCAGATGCCGGCCGCTCCCGACGCGCCCGGACCCGTGGGTTGCGGAGACGCCGTACGACCGGCTGAGACGATGGACGGTCATGAAATTCGCCCCTCGACAACGTCCCCCCGCCCCCCTGCCCGGACTCGTCGGCACCGCGCGCGTCGAGCGCCGGACGCACACCCTGCTGCCGCGCCTGCGGCCCGGCGACCTCGCGGTGCTCGACCACCTCGACATGGACCGGGCCACCGCCCAGGGCCTCGTCGACGCCGGCGTGAGCGCCGTGGTCAACGCCTCGCCGATGATCTCCGGGCGCTACGCGAACCTCGGCCCCGAGGTCCTCGCCGACGCCGGCATCCTGCTGCTCGACGGCGTCGGCGCCCCGGCGCTCGGCGCGATCAAGGACGGCAGCACGGTGCGCGTCCACGACGCCACGGTGTACGTCGACGACGAGCCGGTCGCCACCGGCCGGGTCGTCGACGCCGACCTGGTGCGCGCCGAGATGGCCGAGGCCCGCAGCGGCCTCGCGACCCAGCTCGCGACCTTCACGCACAACAGCGCGGCCTTCCTCCGTCGCGAGGAGGACCTGCTCCTGCACGGGCGGGGCCTGCCCCGCCCCGCCACCCGGATCGCCGGACGCGCCGCCGTGGTCGTGGTCCGCGGGCACGAGTGGGAGCGCGAGCTCGCCGCGATCCGGCCGTTCCTGCGCGAGCAGGAGCCGGTGCTGATCGGGGTCGGGCGCGGTGCCGACCTGCTGCGTGCGGCCGGGCACCGGCCCGACCTCGTGGTGCTGGACGCCCGGGCGGAGGAGGCGGACCGCCCCGACGCCGCGACCCTGCGGGCGGCCCGCGACGTCGTCGTCCGCGTCGACCGGGGGGCCGACCGCGCCGCGACCGACCAGCTCGAGCGGCTCGGCGTACGCCCCCTGCGCATCGAGACCGCGGCGACCTGCGAGGACGCGGCGCTGCTGCTGGCCGACGCCGGGCGCGCCTCGGTCATCGTCGGCGTGGGCATGCACGCCACGCTCGACGAGCTCCTCGACCGCCAGCGCTCCGGCCTGGCCAGCACCTACCTGACCCGGCTCAAGGTCGGGCCGCGGCTGGTCGACGCGACCGCCGTGCCGTACCTCTACTCCGGCCGGGTCCGCCCGCGCCACCTCTTCTCCGTGATGCTCGCCGGTCTGGTCGCCCTCGGCGCCGCCGTCGCCGTCACCCCGGTCGGGCACGAGTGGGCGACGACGCTCGCCGCCGCGCTGTCCGACCTCGTCAACTCGTGAGGACCCCGCTGTGATCACCTACCGCCACCACATCACCACCCTCGTGGCCGTCTTCCTGGCCCTCGCCGTCGGCGTCGTGCTCGGGGGCGGCCCCCTGACCGACCTCGGCCGGGAGCCGAGCGTCGCCCCGGCCCGGGCCGGGGCGACCCGGGACGCCCGTGAGCTCGCCGGCTTCGGCGACGACTTCGCCGCAGCCGGGGCGGCCACGCTCTACGACGACCGGCTGCGCGACCACGCCGTCGCCGTGCTGACGCTGCCCGGCGCCGACGACGACGTCGTCGGCGCGCTGACCCAGCAGGTCGAGGAGGCCGGCGGCACGGTGGCCGGGACGTACGCCGCCCGGCCGTCGCTCGTCGCGCCGGGGGAGAAGTCCCTCGTCGACACCCTCGGCAGCCAGCTGATGACGCAGCTGGGCGACGGTGCGGTGGCGAGCGACGCCTCGACGTACGTCCGCGCCGGTCAGCTGGCCGGTCTGGCGATGGCCACGGGCGACGTCCCCGCGGACGACGCGAGCTCGGTGCGGCAGAGCCTCGCCGGCGCCGAGCTGCTCACCTCGCCCGAGAAGCCGAAGGCGGCCGACCTGGTGCTCGTCGTCCTCGGCACCGCCACGGACGACGCGATCGTGTCCGGGCTGGTCGACGGGCTGGCCGCGAAGGCGACCGGCGTCGTCGTCGCCGGGGACACCGACTCTGCCGCCTCCGGCGACCTGGCCGGCGTACGCCGTGAGCCGGTCGGGCAGGACGTCGCGACCGTCGACGGGGTGGAGGCGCCGCTCGGCCAGGTCACCGCCGTGCTCGCCCTTGCCCGGTCGCTGACCGTGCAGGGCGGATCCTTCGGAGCGTCGGGTTCGGACGGAGCGGTTCCTCTGGGATAGCATGAAGTCCCGTGAAGAGCGCTGCGCAAACCAAGCATGTTTTCGTGACCGGAGGCGTCGCCTCGTCCCTCGGGAAGGGACTCACGGCCTCGAGCCTCGGCAGCCTCCTGAGGTCGCGCGGGCTCCGGGTGACCATGCAGAAGCTGGACCCCTACCTCAACGTCGACCCCGGGACGATGAACCCGTTCCAGCACGGCGAGGTCTTCGTGACCGACGACGGCGCCGAGACCGACCTCGACATCGGCCACTACGAGCGCTTCCTCGACACCAACCTGTCCCAGATCGCCAACGTCACGACCGGGCAGGTCTACTCGAGCGTGATCGCCAAGGAGCGCCGCGGCGACTACCTCGGTGACACCGTCCAGGTCATCCCGCACATCACGAACGAGATCAAGGACCGGATCCTCGCGATGGGCTCGGCCGACGTCGACGTCGTCATCACCGAGGTCGGCGGCACCGTCGGCGACATCGAGTCGCTGCCGTTCCTCGAGGCCGCGCGCCAGGTCCGCCACGACATCGGCCGCGACAACGTCTTCTTCCTGCACGTCTCCCTGGTGCCCTACATCGGCCCGTCCGGCGAGCTCAAGACCAAGCCCACGCAGCACTCCGTCGCCGCCCTGCGCCAGGTCGGCATCCAGCCCGACGCGGTGGTCTGCCGCGCGGACCGCGAGCTCCCGCAGTCGATCAAGCGCAAGATCTCGCTGATGTGCGACGTCGACGAGGAGGCCGTCGTCACCGCGGCCGACGCCCCGTCGATCTACGACATCCCCAAGGTCCTGCACCGCGAGGGGCTCGACGCCTACGTCGTACGCCGGCTCGACCTGCCCTTCCGCGACGTCGACTGGACGCTCTGGGACGACCTGCTCCGCCGGGTGCACCACCCCAAGGAGGAGGTGACGGTCGCGCTGGTCGGCAAGTACATCGACCTGCCCGACGCCTATCTCTCCGTCGGCGAGGCGCTCCGGGCCGGTGGGTTCGCCCACGAGGCGAAGGTGCAGATCCGCTGGATCCCGTCCGACGAGTGCGAGACGCCGGCCGGCGCCGCCCGCCAGCTCAGCGACGTCGACGCGATCTGCGTGCCCGGCGGCTTCGGCATCCGCGGCATCGAGGGCAAGCTCGGCGCCCTCACCTATGCCCGCACCCACGGCATCCCGACGCTCGGCCTGTGCCTGGGCCTGCAGTGCATGGTCATCGAGTACTCCCGCAGCGTCGCCGGCCTCGAGAAGGCCGCGTCCACCGAGTTCGACCCCGACTGCCCCGAGCCCGTCATCGCGACCATGGAGGAGCAGAAGTCGTTCGTCGAGGGCGCCGGGGACCTGGGCGGCACCATGCGGCTCGGGCTCTACCCGGCCCGGCTCAAGGAGGGCTCGGTGGTGCGCGCGGCGTACGGCGAGGCCGAGATCGAGGAGCGCCACCGGCACCGCTACGAGGTCAACAACTCCTACCGCGAGCAGCTCGAGGCCGCCGGGCTCGTCTTCTCAGGCACGTCCCCGGACAACAACCTCGTCGAGTTCGTCGAGCTGCCGAAGGACGTCCACCCGTACTACGTCTCCACCCAGGCGCACCCCGAGCTCCGCTCCCGCCCGACCCGCCCGCACCCGCTCTTCGCCGGGCTCGTCGGCGCCGCGATCGAGCGGCAGCGCGAGCTCCGCTTCCCGATCGACGAGTCGCTGCTGCGGCGCGCTGACGCGGACGAGGAGTGAGCCGCGGTCGCGGCTGATCGGACCAGCGGCTCGGTCGCGCTGACTCCGGTCGGTCGGGCCTGTTCATGGGGGCGAGGGGCCGCTGCGCGCCCCTGTGGGACCACGCAGGCTCGCCGTGTCGTCGCGCGATGTCGGCGGTCGCGTCACCGTGGGCGTTCAGCGCGACGCCACGCCTCGTTTTAGCGTGGCTCCCACAGGCCCGCGCAACCGCCCCGCGCCCCAGGGCAGGCCCGACCGCCCGCGGGTCCCGACCTCGCCGCTGCGCGGGTGGGTGGGATGAGGTGGGTGATCCACCACCCTTCACCTCCCCACAGGGGATGACCGACGGTGCGTGCTGCGCTGGTCGACGGCTGGATGGCGGCGCGGACCGGACGGCGCCGGACGGAGTCCGGGCGGCGGAGGGACACGGCGGACGGTGGCTGGGACTGGCCCCCCTGGAGCGACGAAGGAGCGGAAGGGGTGGTTCCCGGCCGCCGTGTCCCTCCGACGCACGGGCGGAGGCCGGTGCCGGGAGGTCCGGGTCGGCAGCCCCGGAGGGCCGACCGCCCGGAGCCCGGTCGACGGAGGGAGAGCAGCCGTTGCGCGCCGCCGCGCGCCTCAGCCGCGGGCGCGGAGGACTCGCCTGAGGGTGTCGGCGCTGGTGAGGAGCTCGCCGCGGATGGTGGGGTTCTGGCCGTCGCGGTGGGCGATCTCGAGGGCGCGGTCGAGGTAGGCCTGGTCGGCGGTGCTCGGGGCGGTGGCGCGGATGAGGGAGCCGACCGTGAGCATGCCGCCCTCGGCGGAGAGCTTCTCGATCTCGTCGAGGTAGCGGTGCGCCCACGGGACGAGGAGCTCGTGCTGGGCGGGGCGCCAGAAGCTCGTGGCGAGCCCGAAGAGGGGCATCCCGGAGGGGATGGCCTTCTCGTCGTAGATCTGGGCCCAGACCTCGGCCTTGGCCTCGTCGTCGGCGCGGGCCGCCAGGACGCCGAGCGCCCGGACGAAGGAGTCCGGGTCGGGGTCGCGCTCCTGGAGGGCCTCGACCGCGGCGGCGTCGTAGTCGCCGAGCGCGGAGCGCCGGGCCAGGACCCGCCAGGTAAGGTCGACGTCGTCGGCGGCGGCCGCGTCGAGGATCGCGAAGTGCTCCTCGGTGCTGGCCGAGGCCGCGAGGGTGCGCAGGGCGGGGGAGCGGTGGTCGGGCTCCTCGGCCAGCGCGGCGGCGACGTCGGCCAGGCGGGCCAGCTGGGCCGGGATGCTGACCGTGGGGCTCCACTGCTCGGCGGCCTTGAGCGCCATCTGGAGGAACGGCTCGACCACGCCGGCGCTGCGCTCGACCTCGAGCACGCCCAGGACGCAGGTGAGCAGCTCGTCGGTGGAGAGCTCGCCGTGCTGCAGCATGTTCCACGCCGTGGAGACCGCGACGGCGCGCGAGATCGGCTCGGGGAGCCCGCCGGCCGAGGCCAGCATCGTGCGCAGGGACTTCTCGTCGGTGCGGGTGGCCGCGAAGGTCAGGTCGGAGTCGTTGACGAGGTAGAGGTCCGCCTCGTCGGGCAGCCCCTCGACGGCGGTACGCGGGCCGTCGGTGTCGACGTACGCCGTGCCGACCTTCTCGAGGGCCTCGCCGGCCTGGCGGTAGACGCCGATCTCGAGGTGGTGCGGGCGGGCGTCGTCGCCGTCGGGGCCGGTCGCGAGGACCTCCCCGTCGGTGAGCGTCAGGGTGTCGGTGCCGGCGCGGTCGAACCACGCCGTCGTCCAGTCGGACAGGTCGCGACCGGCGGCGTCGCCCACCGCGGACATCAGGTCGGCGAGCACGGTGTTGCCCCAGGCGTGCTCGCGGAAGTAGGCGCGCAGGCCCTCGACGAACGCGTCCTCGCCGACCGTCGCGACGAGCTGCTTGAGGACGCTCTCGCCCTTGACGTAGGTGATCGCGTCGAAGTTCGCCATCGCCTGCGCCACGTTGGGGACGTCGCCGCGGATCGGGTGCGACGCGGGGCCCATGTCGGCGGCGTACCCGGTGAGCTTGGACTGCGCGAGGAAGGTCGACCAGCCGTCGATGAACGGCGTCGCGTTGACGCTGGCCCAGGTGGCCGCCCACGAGGCGAAGGCCTCATTGAGCCAGAGGTCGTCCCACCACTGCATGGTGACGAGGTCGCCGAACCACATGTGCGCCATCTCGTGCAGCAGCACCGAGGCGACGACGGCCTTCTGGCCGTGGGTGGGCTCGGAGCGGAAGAGCACGCTGTCGGTCCAGGTGACGCAGCCCCAGTTCTCCATCGCGCCGCCCATGTTGGGCACGAAGACCTGGTCGTAGCGGCGCTGCGGGAACGGCTGCGCGAAGCGCTCGCCGAAGAACGCGAGGCCGTTCGCGGTGTGGTCGAAGAGGTCCTGGGCGTCCCGCTCGAGGAAGGGCCGCAGCGACTGGCGGCAGTAGAGGCCGAGGCTGTGGTCGCCGCGCTCCTCGCGGATCTCGTGGAACGGCCCGGCGTTCACGACCACGACGTACGTCGACAGCGGGGGCGTGTCCGGGTAGGTCCAGACCCGGCCGCCGTCGGGCGCGTCCTCGACCGAGGTCGGGCCGTTGTTGCTGGTGACCGTCCAGGTCTCCGGGGCGGAGACGGTGAACGCGTGCGGGGCCTTGAGGTCGGGCTGGTCGAAGCAGGCCCAGGCGCGGCGGGCGTCGTCGGCCTCGAAGGACGTCCAGACGTAGACGAGCTTGTCCGAGGGGTCCACCGAGCGCAGGATGCCGTTGCCCGAGCCGGTGTCGGACTGGGCGGCGGCGACGACGAGGACGTTCTCGGCGGCCAGGTCGGGCAGCAGGATCCGGCCCCCGCTGACGGTGGCGAGGTCGAGCTCGCGGCCGTTGAGGGTGGCGGAGCGGACGTCGGCGACGCAGTCGACGAAGGTGCTGGCGCCCGGCGTGTGGCAGCGGAACGTGATCGTCGAGACGGACTCCAGGACCTCGCCCTCGAAGAGCCCGCGCAGGTCCACCGCGATGTCGTAGCGGTCGACGGCGAGCAGAGCGGTGCGCTCCTCGGCCTCGGTGCGGGTCAGGCTCAGCGTGGTGTCGCTCATCGGTGTCCCCTTCGTCCCGACGGGCCGTCCGATCGGTCCCGTCGCGTTCGGCGGCCACGGTAGCGTCACCGCCATGGCGACGCCCCCCGACACCTCGCGCGACGGCGCCACGCCGGTCCTCGCGGACAGCCCCGAGTCCTGGCCGGTCGTGTCGTCGACCGACCTGCACCGCGACGGGTGGGTGATGGCCCTCCGGGCCGATCTCGTACGTCGTCCCGGCTCGTCCGACGAGGAGCCGTTCCGCCGGCTGGTCCTGGAGCACCCGGGCGCCTGCATCGTGCTGGCGCTCGACGAGGACGACCGGGTGCTGTGCCTCGAGCAGTACCGCCACCCGGCGCAGCGTCGCTTCGTCGAGCTGCCCGCCGGGCTCATCGACCAGGAGGGCGAGGACCCGGTCGAGGTCGCCCGCCGGGAGCTGCGCGAGGAGGCGGGGCTCGAGGCCGGGCAGTGGACGCACCTGACCTCGACGTACTCCTCGCCCGGCATCATCGCCGAGCTCATGCACTTCTACCTGGCCCGGGACCTGACCCCGGTCGGGCGCGGCGACTTCGTGCTGGAGCACGAGGAGGCCGACATGGAGACCTTCTGGGTGCCGTTCGCCGACCTGCACGCCGCCGTGCTCGCC includes these proteins:
- a CDS encoding NUDIX domain-containing protein gives rise to the protein MATPPDTSRDGATPVLADSPESWPVVSSTDLHRDGWVMALRADLVRRPGSSDEEPFRRLVLEHPGACIVLALDEDDRVLCLEQYRHPAQRRFVELPAGLIDQEGEDPVEVARRELREEAGLEAGQWTHLTSTYSSPGIIAELMHFYLARDLTPVGRGDFVLEHEEADMETFWVPFADLHAAVLAGDVGDAPVVLAVLLAAARGLVG
- the pepN gene encoding aminopeptidase N, with amino-acid sequence MSDTTLSLTRTEAEERTALLAVDRYDIAVDLRGLFEGEVLESVSTITFRCHTPGASTFVDCVADVRSATLNGRELDLATVSGGRILLPDLAAENVLVVAAAQSDTGSGNGILRSVDPSDKLVYVWTSFEADDARRAWACFDQPDLKAPHAFTVSAPETWTVTSNNGPTSVEDAPDGGRVWTYPDTPPLSTYVVVVNAGPFHEIREERGDHSLGLYCRQSLRPFLERDAQDLFDHTANGLAFFGERFAQPFPQRRYDQVFVPNMGGAMENWGCVTWTDSVLFRSEPTHGQKAVVASVLLHEMAHMWFGDLVTMQWWDDLWLNEAFASWAATWASVNATPFIDGWSTFLAQSKLTGYAADMGPASHPIRGDVPNVAQAMANFDAITYVKGESVLKQLVATVGEDAFVEGLRAYFREHAWGNTVLADLMSAVGDAAGRDLSDWTTAWFDRAGTDTLTLTDGEVLATGPDGDDARPHHLEIGVYRQAGEALEKVGTAYVDTDGPRTAVEGLPDEADLYLVNDSDLTFAATRTDEKSLRTMLASAGGLPEPISRAVAVSTAWNMLQHGELSTDELLTCVLGVLEVERSAGVVEPFLQMALKAAEQWSPTVSIPAQLARLADVAAALAEEPDHRSPALRTLAASASTEEHFAILDAAAADDVDLTWRVLARRSALGDYDAAAVEALQERDPDPDSFVRALGVLAARADDEAKAEVWAQIYDEKAIPSGMPLFGLATSFWRPAQHELLVPWAHRYLDEIEKLSAEGGMLTVGSLIRATAPSTADQAYLDRALEIAHRDGQNPTIRGELLTSADTLRRVLRARG